The proteins below are encoded in one region of Rhododendron vialii isolate Sample 1 chromosome 7a, ASM3025357v1:
- the LOC131332817 gene encoding uncharacterized mitochondrial protein AtMg00860-like yields MPFGLTNALAVFMLSKDGIVVDKSKVKAVLNWKQSTSVFEIRSFLGLAGYYRRFIQDFSTLAKLMTRLTQKGVKLDWNEACEKFFQELKKRLTSAPILIIPERGVDYTVYYDVLRDGLGCVLMQNGKVVAYGSR; encoded by the exons atgccgTTCGGACTGACTAACGCTCtggcagtattcatgt TATCCAAAGACGGAATCGTTGTGGACAAAAGTAAGGTTAAAGCAGTGCTGAACTGGAAACAGTCGACCTCAGTGTTCGAGATCAGAAGTTTTCTAGGATTGGCTGGgtattaccgaagattcataCAGGACTtctcaaccctagccaaacTAATGACCAGGctaactcagaaaggagtgaagctggattggaatgaagcctgcgAGAAGTTTTTTCAGGAACTGAAAAAAAGACTAACCAGTGCACCGATACTTATCATTCCCGAGCGGGGTGTAGATTATACGGTTTACTACGACGTGTTaagagatggcttgggatgcgtgttgatgcaGAATGGGAAGGTCGTAGCCTACGGATCCCGATAA
- the LOC131332818 gene encoding uncharacterized protein LOC131332818, whose protein sequence is MVDTLNEFNLRPSSENGNARLYALIAEPALHREILLAQTFEQNCEFIRYQIQEGKTLPGWTIEKDNSLRFKGKVFVPNIGTLREGVLREAHHSNFAVHPGGTKIYHDLRRTYWWEGMKKDVAQFVSTCLVCQQVKAEH, encoded by the coding sequence ATGGTGGACACCCTCAATGAGTTCAACCTGCGACCATCATCAGAAAATGGGAACGCACGTCTGTATGCTCTCATCGCAGAACCAGCACTTCACCGAGAGATCCTACTAGCCCAAACTTTCGAGCAGAATTGTGAGTTCATTCGGTATCAAATCCAAGAAGGAAAAACGTTACCAGGATGGACAATCGAGAAGGATAACAGCCTAAGATTCAAGGGAAAGGTGTTCGTACCTAATATTGGGACCCTTCGAGAAGGCGTACtccgagaagctcaccattcAAACTTCGCAGTACaccctggcggtacaaagatATATCATGACCTACgaagaacgtactggtgggaaggaatgaagaaggatgtaGCCCAATTTGTATCTACCTGCCTagtgtgtcaacaagtcaaggctgagCATTAG